In Myxocyprinus asiaticus isolate MX2 ecotype Aquarium Trade chromosome 32, UBuf_Myxa_2, whole genome shotgun sequence, one genomic interval encodes:
- the LOC127422814 gene encoding calcium-binding protein 5-like yields MTACVFIRGAKIERELADDEIEELREAFNEFDKDKDGLISCKDLGNLMRTMGYMPTEMELIELGQNINMNLGGRVDFEDFVELMAPKLLAETAGMIGVKELRDAFKEFDMDGDGSITTEELRCAMNKLLGEHMNHREIDAVVKEADNNGDGTVDFEEFVKMLSSC; encoded by the exons ATGACTGCCTGCGTCTTCATTCGAGGAGCGAAAATt GAAAGAGAATTGGCAGATGATGAAATTGAAG AGCTGAGAGAGGCATTTAATGAGTTTGATAAGGATAAAGATGGACTGATTAGCTGTAAGGATCTGGGAAACCTCATGAGAACGATGGGTTATATGCCAACCGAGATGGAACTGATCGAGTTGGGCCAGAACATCAACATGAATT TGGGAGGAAGGGTAGACTTTGAAGACTTTGTGGAGTTGATGGCCCCAAAGCTTTTGGCAGAAACAGCAGGAATGATTGGTGTGAAGGAACTGCGAGATGCTTTCAAAGAG TTTGATATGGATGGGGATGGATCGATCACTACAGAGGAGTTGAGATGTGCTATGAATAAACTACTGGGAGAGCATATGAACCATAGAGAGATTGATGCCGTGGTCAAAGAGGCAGACAACAATGGTGATGGTACAGTAGACTTTGAAG AATTCGTGAAGATGTTGTCGAGTTGCTGA
- the LOC127422803 gene encoding lysophospholipase D GDPD3-like has product MDAVIGVLLFLMAVGVYVVCSLYLLHNPYILHKKKHLGFYCKHISHRGGSGEKIENTIEAFTHAVEVGTEMLEMDCHLTLDGYVVVSHDDNLLRQTGYDKTLSSLRFQDLPCYEEKLEVTFYVGHYSSGKDRRFALLEDVFKKFPNMPMAIEIKQNNELLIKKVCNLVKQYGREGITVWAAEDSDIMAKCKKQNPSMPYMFTLKRGLLLLLLFYTGLLPFVPLGESILMFYLPRIINRTYIPEESFLKTRFAVSLLQKLTMRKSLFEHLIKRGLQVQLFVCNEESDMEAAFAIGATGVLTDYPTLLSNYIKKHPHLPPPTIY; this is encoded by the exons ATGGACGCAGTGATTGGAGTTCTTCTGTTCTTGATGGCTGTAGGAGTTTATGTTGTTTGTTCTCTTTACCTGCTACACAATCCATACATCCTTCATAAGAAGAAACACCTTGGATTCTACTGCAAACACATTTCACACAGAGGAG GGTCTGGAGAGAAGATAGAAAACACAATCGAAGCATTTACACA TGCTGTTGAAGTGGGCACTGAAATGTTGGAGATGGATTGTCACCTCACACTGGATGGCTATGTAGTGGTTTCGCATGATGACAACCTTCTAAGACAAACAGGATATGACAAAACACTGTCATCACTTAGATTCCAG GATTTGCCTTGTTATGAAGAGAAACTTGAGGTCACATTCTATGTTG GACACTACAGTTCAGGAAAAGACAGAAGGTTTGCACTGCTGGAAGATGTCTTCAAGAAATTTCCCAACATGCCAATGGCAATTGAGATCAAGCAAAACAATGAATTGTTAATTAAAAAG GTCTGTAATCTCGTGAAGCAGTATGGCAGAGAGGGCATTACAGTCTGGGCTGCAGAGGATTCTGACATTATGGCTAAATGCAAGAAGCAG aaccCATCCATGCCATACATGTTCACTCTGAAGCGTGGATTGCTGCTTTTATTGCTCTTCTATACTGGGCTCCTTCCCTTTGTGCCACTGGGTGAAAGTATATTGATGTTCTACCTACCCAGGATTATTAACAG GACCTACATTCCAGAGGAAAGCTTCTTAAAGACAAGATTTGCAGTGTCTCTACTTCAGAA GTTGACCATGCGAAAATCTTTGTTCGAACACTTGATCAAGAGGGGGTTGCAG GTGCAGCTGTTTGTGTGCAATGAGGAGAGTGACATGGAAGCTGCATTTGCAATCGGAGCTACAGGAGTTTTGACCGACTACCCCACCCTGCTGTCAAACTACATTAAAAAACACCCTCACCTGCCCCCTCCCACTATTTATTAG
- the LOC127422819 gene encoding hydroxyproline dehydrogenase-like, protein MYSLLRPPLLHRFISLRLLSVAAPQSLAAKHGGRDLCNATPSAFLTFEDPKAFKMKSFWELMQALGVFRLCSFPVLVNNCDKLMTIARMVLGKRGFSMVLRPSVYAQFVAGETEGEILESMQKMSSLGLHPMLAVPIEEDLGESTGERRYEDNLAAMLECVHISHSNGWSKNPMMQLKITALVSPELCVKLTSLLKTEQYDLNLLVRAMEGEEMMFPGLTESENTHFLCSLCRLNKIGEASANKVCVLVDAEYTYMNPAPSLITMAMMKKFNQKSAWIWNTYQCYLKDSRNLLLDAIQTSIDQSSCLGVKLVRGAYMDKERKLAEKEGRTDPIHESWEHTNNSYNGCLEIMLNLISEKPERYMIIVATHNEESVRRAVTRMEELGIGANGSSVCFGQLLGMCDHVSLTLGTIQLKSEHGFSVYKSVPYGSVDDTLPYLLRRAQENRTVLQGIRKERDLLRQEIRRRVREKIIRARQTESRGERTLSVQ, encoded by the exons ATGTATTCTCTTCTTCGGCCACCCTTGTTACATCGTTTCATTTCTCTGCGTTTATTGAGCGTGGCTGCTCCTCAGTCCCTGGCAGCCAAACATGGTGGTCGTGACCTCTGTAACGCCACTCCATCTGCATTCCTGACCTTTGAGGACCCAAAAGCATTCAAGATGAAGAGTTTCTGGGAGCTGATGCAAGCCCTTGGAGTCTTCAGGCTTTGCTCCTTCCCTGTGCTGGTGAACAACTGTGACAAG TTGATGACCATTGCAAGGATGGTTTTGGGTAAGCGGGGTTTCTCAATGGTCCTGCGTCCATCTGTGTATGCTCAGTTTGTTGCCGGAGAAACAGAAGGTGAGATTTTAGAGTCCATGCAAAAGATGAGCTCTTTGGGGCTCCACCCCATGCTGGCTGTCCCCATCGAAGAGGACCTTGGAGAGAGCACTGG GGAACGTCGATACGAAGACAACCTGGCGGCCATGTTGGAGTGTGTACACATATCTCACAGTAATGGCTGGAGTAAGAATCCAATGATGCAGCTGAAGATCACAGCTCTAGTCAGTCCTGAGCTGTGT GTAAAGCTGACCTCTCTGCTAAAGACTGAACAATATGATCTGAATTTGCTTGTCAGAGCCATGGAGGGAGAG GAAATGATGTTTCCTGGCCTGACCGAAAGTGAAAACACACACTTCCTATGCAGCCTTTGCAGACTTAACAAAATAGGAGAG GCCAGTGCTAATAAAGTCTGTGTTTTGGTGGATGCTGAGTATACTTACATGAATCCTGCACCGTCACTCATTACCATGGCTATGATGAAGAAATTCAATCAAAAAAGTGCCTGGATCTGGAACACATATCAGTGCTACCTTAAG GATTCAAGGAATTTGTTGCTTGATGCCATTCAGACATCCATTGATCAGTCTTCCTGTCTCGGTGTTAAGCTCGTCAGAGGGGCTTACATGGATAAAGAGAGGAAACTGGCAGAGAAGGAGGGGCGGACAGATCCAATCCATGAATCATGGGAGCATACTAATAACAG ttataatggATGTCTGGAGATCATGCTTAACCTAATTTCTGAGAAACCTGAACGCTACATGATTATTGTTGCCACTCACAACGAAGAATCAGTCAGACGGGCAGTGACAAG AATGGAAGAGTTGGGCATTGGAGCAAACGGTAGCTCTGTCTGTTTTGGCCAACTGCTGGGAATGTGTGATCATGTATCACTAACTCTAGGtacaatacagttgaagtcagaa CATGGTTTCTCAGTGTATAAGTCAGTGCCGTATGGCTCAGTGGATGACACACTGCCATATTTGCTGCGCAGAGCTCAGGAGAACCGTACTGTACTCCAGGGCATCCGCAAAGAGAGAGACCTGCTGAGACAGGAGATCCGCCGCAGAGTCCGAGAGAAGATCATAAgagccagacagacagagagcAGAGGAGAGAGAACATTGTCAGTGCAATAG
- the LOC127422789 gene encoding T-box transcription factor TBX6-like, whose protein sequence is MLGVEMYPSLALGPQRLGDCFYRDREPPAHVPLYPTTCDMAARGLPPRLLQPPATAETPANPQDNVKLELENASMWKQFSTVGTEMIVTKKGRRMFPQLRLKLSGLNPSLRYILLLDIVPVDSSRYRFQDNSWQVVGGAEARLPDRVFIHPDSPATGEHWQNRTISFHRAKLTNNTLDTLGYIILHSLHRYQPRVHVIEARDVLMWGRTQHSFTFPETQFITVTAYQNSKITQLKINSNPFAKGFRENGMNCKKQREARLKRKITSNQEESLDIESCDPCDSTELLPQSVELTSSALSIINTALPITDSGFHTEIPSLPQQTVSDQSLVLGQAFMTSEMSDITNSMESQPQTTSENNVNNTLMDGSDQMMGLSGYTSSFPTPQLSCSAHSSVSLPQSSSIYSTVSSTQNSDLELPQTSISSPPSMSTYSSIPSSDYPLNSSTAMPSPTTSPVGSTYPPITHSTTPHLLPSSSYHSILQSDQSQDNLSPHTPTNPPFQSIPASSCQGLTIDPGQNQLDNGSSNATTPAVQTPTQTAFPFPPVQSSNNPDPTSPPYQNVPQSALSYTDVAQCNPNPIPSPSDPNTTSTAFSFLSAAQSTPNAMMTPSNPNPTVFPFPPVHQNPSLNSSPPGPTQIPAAGSFPVSQSSSTSGLSTFPTVPTPTTGSFSFPSNNVFHQGPLQSNTLHPTTAYQAPSFPASLPKHTTPGSFSNPAPMAHASYSFPTPIPSGPHPLQCLALPSSSSIHSFQNPNMSQIQHTFPQSYSNPTFPHIPPQAANPSQTFPPIQSSSSSQLLHPSLANPSVPPVSTYSQCHASSNAYPAVAPTEIGTFSQLKSAAPYLPDMVLHPSLLPPLDPSLSTTAPTSLYNPFPSYSLRLCQDPRSSMHLPLRHIYRQPQHTHAHGQGSYFDLGGRAVF, encoded by the exons ATGCTGGGTGTGGAAATGTACCCTAGTTTGGCCCTGGGACCTCAGAGACTGGGCGACTGCTTTTACAGAG ATCGTGAGCCCCCAGCACATGTGCCATTGTACCCCACTACATGTGATATGGCAGCTCGTGGGCTTCCCCCTCGACTGCTGCAGCCTCCTGCCACTGCAGAGACTCCTGCCAATCCTCAGGATAATGTCAAATTGGAGCTTGAGAATGCATCAATGTGGAAACAGTTCAGCACAGTTGGCACAGAGATGATAGTCACTAAGAAGGGCAG GAGAATGTTTCCACAGCTGCGCTTGAAGCTGTCAGGGCTGAATCCATCTCTACGTTACATTCTTCTATTAGACATTGTACCTGTTGATTCCTCTCGCTATCGTTTCCAAGACAACAGCTGGCAGGTGGTAGGTGGGGCAGAGGCTCGGCTGCCAGACCGTGTCTTCATCCATCCCGACTCACCTGCGACTGGAGAACACTGGCAGAACCGCACCATATCCTTCCACAGGGCCAAACTCACCAACAACACACTGGATACACTAGGATAT ATCATCCTCCACTCCCTGCACCGATACCAGCCACGAGTCCATGTGATTGAGGCCCGAGATGTGCTGATGTGGGGAAGAACTCAGCACTCCTTTACTTTCCCTGAAACACAGTTTATTACTGTTACTGCATACCAAAACAGCAAG ATCACTCAGCTGAAGATCAACTCCAATCCTTTCGCAAAAGGCTTTAGAGAGAACGGCATGAACTGCAAGAA ACAAAGAGAAGCAAGACTGAAGAGAAAAATAACATCCAATCAAGAGGAATCCTTGGATATTG AATCATGTGACCCATGTGATTCCACTGAGCTCCTACCACAGTCTGTGGAACTCacaagctccgccctctccatcATAAATACTGCCCTCCCAATTACAGACTCAGGCTTTCACACAGAAATACCATCTCTTCCACAACAGACAGTCTCTGACCAATCACTTGTCCTTGGTCAAGCATTCATGACCTCTGAGATGTCTGACATTACCAACTCAATGGAGAGTCAACCTCAAACAACCTctgaaaataatgtaaacaacACACTGATGGATGG GTCTGATCAAATGATGGGCCTTTCTGGATACACGTCATCTTTTCCAACCCCTCAGCTCAGCTGCTCAGCCCACTCTTCAGTGTCTTTGCCTCAGTCATCTTCCATCTATTCCACAGTGTCCTCCACACAGAACTCTGACCTTGAGCTTCCCCAGACCTCAATTTCCTCTCCACCCTCTATGTCAACATATTCCTCTATACCTTCATCAGACTATCCTCTAAATTCCTCCACAGCTATGCCCTCCCCTACAACCTCTCCCGTTGGCTCTACATATCCTCCCATCACTCATTCCACCACTCCACACCTTCTCCCCTCTTCATCCTATCACTCTATTCTTCAGTCAGACCAATCCCAGGACAACCTGAGTCCCCATACACCTACGAATCCACCGTTCCAATCTATTCCTGCCTCCTCTTGTCAAGGGTTAACAATTGACCCTGGTCAAAATCAGTTGGATAATGGCTCCTCCAATGCAACAACTCCTGCTGTTCAAACCCCAACCCAAACAGCCTTTCCCTTCCCTCCAGTGCAGTCCTCGAACAATCCTGACCCAACATCCCCTCCATACCAAAATGTACCCCAATCTGCCCTCTCGTACACCGATGTGGCACAGTGCAACCCTAACCCTATTCCCTCCCCATCTGACCCAAACACAACTTCAACTGCATTCTCCTTCCTTTCTGCAGCACAGTCCACCCCAAATGCTATGATGACTCCATCCAATCCAAACCCAACTGTCTTTCCCTTTCCCCCTGTTCACCAGAACCCTAGCCTTAACTCAAGCCCCCCTGGACCAACTCAAATTCCAGCAGCTGGTTCTTTTCCAGTTTCCCAATCATCATCCACCTCAGGTCTGAGCACATTCCCAACAGTTCCAACCCCAACAACTGGATCCTTCTCCTTCCCTTCCAACAATGTTTTCCATCAAGGCCCACTGCAGTCCAACACACTGCACCCCACCACAGCATACCAGGCTCCTTCCTTCCCTGCATCTTTGCCCAAACACACCACTCCTGGTTCTTTCTCTAACCCTGCTCCAATGGCTCACGCTTCTTACTCCTTCCCTACTCCTATTCCATCTGGTCCACATCCTCTACAGTGCCTGGCTCTGCCTTCTTCCAGCTCCATCCATAGTTTTCAGAATCCGAACATGTCCCAAATTCAGCATACCTTCCCTCAGTCGTACTCTAATCCCACCTTTCCTCATATCCCGCCCCAAGCTGCAAACCCCTCTCAGACCTTTCCCCCCATCCAGTCTTCAAGCTCCTCTCAATTACTGCACCCTTCCCTTGCAAATCCCTCTGTTCCTCCAGTCTCAACCTATTCACAATGCCATGCCTCTTCAAATGCTTACCCTGCTGTAGCTCCTACTGAGATTGGTACCTTCTCCCAGCTGAAATCTGCTGCCCCCTATCTGCCTGATATGGTACTGCACCCTTCCTTGCTCCCTCCTCTGGATCCCTCACTTTCAACCACTGCTCCTACATCCCTTTATAACCCCTTTCCTTCATACTCACTGCGTCTTTGCCAAGACCCTCGATCCTCCATGCATTTACCCCTTAGGCATATTTATAGACAACCACAGCATACCCATGCTCATGGTCAGGGGTCCTACTTTGACCTTGGTGGAAGAGCAGTATTCTGA
- the LOC127422869 gene encoding NIF3-like protein 1, which translates to TSPTGHMDLKGVLEVLEQLVPLLLAESWDNVSLLVEPNKPRPIKTILPTNDLTVAVMDKDEAINCDLIISYHPVNFDPLIKSLEKLASIEITSQVSSVSSSDISSTVETVAVCAGCGASFIQGVKAEFYITGEMSHHEVLDAVSKGTSVMLSEHSNSEEGFLAIFKERLKVRLGDTVTVAISQIDRDPLQVV; encoded by the exons accagtcctACTGGCCACATGGATTTAAAGGGAGTGCTTGAGGTTCTAGAGCAACTTGTTCCACTGTTACTGGCTGAATCGTGGGATAATGTCAGTCTGTTGGTGGAGCCCAACAAACCACGTCCAATCAAAACAATCCTACCAACCAATGACCTTACAGTGGCTGTCATGGACAAAGATGAGGCGATAAATTGCGACCTCATTATCTCATACCAcccagttaattttgaccctttaataaaa TCTTTGGAAAAGCTGGCCAGTATTGAGATCACTTCTCAAGTTTCCTCGGTAAGCAGCTCTGACATTAGCAGCACGGTGGAAacgg TTGCAGTATGTGCAGGGTGTGGAGCTTCTTTCATACAGGGAGTAAAAGCAGAATTCTACATCACAG GTGAGATGTCCCATCATGAGGTTCTAGATGCTGTTTCCAAAGGGACCAGTGTGATGCTCAGTGAACATAGCAACAGTGAGGAAGGCTTCTTGGCCATATTCAAAGAGAGGTTAAAAGTGCGACTGGGCGACACGGTTACCGTGGCGATCTCGCAAATAGACCGAGATCCATTACAGGTGGTCTGA